In Halobaculum limi, one DNA window encodes the following:
- a CDS encoding AI-2E family transporter: MQLSRRTALAALLAGLLVLTAVVLESVLSTVVFAVTVAYVLYPFRQMIRDRGHSRRVAAGVATVAGFAGVVALAAPLGYVLYRRRLALFDFFATLPVEVVVNLGTFVYVVETDALLVSAQSVLRTLGITIAAAAPVIALKGVVFVILVYGLLLKPRAPRAALLRLCPSEYHGILIALHRRTASTLRAIYVLQGATAVATFVTALITFAVLGYESAFALAVVAGVLQFVPVLGPSIVVFALAGVDFVAGNAFRATIVLVVGLILIGFMPDAVIRPRLAGGATDLPVSVYFIGFVGGLLTLGAIGFVVGPLVVALLAETVKLLSEDGATTQQQLPTVTPDVAGFGVGSDRPDGPKSADDVAPDSDGDFDSGDSDDENPNADR, from the coding sequence ATGCAACTCAGCCGGCGAACGGCGCTCGCGGCCCTGCTCGCTGGCTTGCTCGTCCTCACGGCAGTCGTGCTGGAGAGCGTCCTGTCGACGGTCGTGTTCGCGGTTACGGTCGCGTACGTGCTGTATCCCTTCCGCCAGATGATCCGGGACCGAGGCCACTCCCGGCGGGTCGCTGCGGGCGTGGCGACGGTGGCCGGATTCGCGGGCGTTGTCGCCCTCGCGGCCCCGCTCGGATACGTACTGTACCGTCGCCGTCTGGCACTGTTCGACTTCTTCGCGACGCTGCCCGTGGAAGTCGTCGTCAACCTCGGAACGTTCGTGTACGTCGTCGAGACGGACGCGCTGTTGGTGTCGGCACAGTCGGTGCTCCGCACGCTCGGTATCACCATCGCGGCGGCCGCACCCGTCATCGCGCTGAAAGGCGTCGTGTTCGTCATCCTCGTGTACGGGCTCCTGTTGAAGCCGCGGGCCCCGCGGGCCGCGCTGTTGCGCCTGTGTCCCAGTGAGTACCACGGCATCCTCATCGCGCTTCATCGCCGCACGGCGTCGACACTCCGCGCTATCTACGTCCTACAGGGAGCGACTGCGGTAGCGACGTTCGTCACCGCGCTGATCACGTTCGCGGTACTGGGGTACGAGTCGGCGTTCGCGCTCGCGGTCGTCGCCGGTGTGCTCCAGTTCGTCCCGGTGTTGGGTCCGAGTATCGTCGTGTTCGCGCTGGCCGGCGTCGACTTCGTCGCGGGCAACGCGTTTCGGGCGACTATCGTCCTCGTCGTCGGCCTCATCCTCATCGGGTTTATGCCCGACGCGGTGATTCGACCGCGACTCGCGGGTGGCGCAACGGACCTGCCCGTCTCGGTGTACTTCATCGGCTTCGTCGGCGGGCTGCTCACGCTCGGGGCAATCGGCTTCGTCGTCGGTCCACTCGTCGTCGCGTTGCTCGCGGAGACGGTGAAACTCCTCTCGGAGGACGGCGCGACGACACAACAGCAGTTGCCGACCGTGACACCAGACGTTGCGGGATTCGGTGTCGGTTCGGATCGACCGGACGGCCCGAAGTCGGCGGACGACGTCGCTCCCGATTCCGACGGTGACTTCGACTCCGGCGACAGCGACGACGAAAACCCCAACGCAGACCGATAA
- a CDS encoding sulfurtransferase has translation MHDTFVSADWIADHLDDVRVVDVRDAWEYDGIGHLPGAVSIPFDEFRSEAGDEGMLPGADRWRDLLSDAGIAPQDRIVAYDDEHGVFAARFLVTAELYGHDPERLHVLDGDYSAWSREHPTDREAPSPEPTDYEPTDPVRSPLVGFDEVESRLGSDTVVVDTREAWEYEEGHLPGAVQLDWLELVDADTRGLKPREELESILAETGISPDQEVLLYCNTARRISHTYLVLRHLGYDDVLFYEGSLTEWDQRGGETVAE, from the coding sequence ATGCACGATACGTTCGTCTCTGCCGACTGGATCGCCGACCACCTCGACGACGTTCGCGTGGTCGACGTGCGCGACGCCTGGGAGTACGACGGCATCGGCCACCTCCCCGGCGCGGTGTCGATTCCGTTCGACGAGTTCCGTTCGGAGGCGGGCGACGAGGGGATGCTCCCCGGCGCGGACCGCTGGCGCGACCTCCTCTCGGACGCCGGAATCGCACCCCAGGACCGTATCGTCGCGTACGACGACGAACACGGCGTCTTCGCCGCCCGATTCCTTGTCACTGCGGAACTGTACGGTCACGACCCCGAGCGCCTGCACGTCCTCGACGGCGACTACAGCGCGTGGAGTCGCGAGCATCCGACCGACCGCGAGGCCCCGTCGCCGGAACCGACCGACTACGAACCGACCGACCCTGTGCGGTCGCCACTGGTCGGCTTCGACGAAGTGGAGTCGCGACTCGGCAGCGACACGGTCGTCGTCGACACGCGCGAGGCGTGGGAGTACGAGGAGGGTCACCTCCCCGGCGCGGTGCAACTCGACTGGCTGGAGTTGGTCGACGCCGACACGCGCGGATTGAAGCCTCGTGAGGAACTGGAGTCCATCCTCGCAGAGACAGGGATCAGCCCTGACCAGGAGGTCCTCCTCTACTGCAACACGGCTCGGCGGATCAGCCACACGTATCTCGTTCTCCGGCACCTCGGCTACGACGACGTCCTGTTCTACGAGGGCAGCCTCACCGAGTGGGACCAGCGAGGCGGCGAGACGGTCGCAGAGTAG
- a CDS encoding sulfurtransferase codes for MTDYAKDVLVDADWVEAHLDEFQSDDPAYRLVEVDVDTEAYDSGHAPGAIGFNWETDLQDQTQRDVLTKEDFEALNADHGISNDSTVVLYGDNSNWFAAYTYWQYKYYGHDDVKLLDGGREYWVDNDYPLTEEAPEFPATEYTAEEPDESIRAYRGDVEDAIGAGVPLVDVRSPEEYSGEILAPPGLQETAQRGGHIPGARNISWASVTNDDGTFKTKEELEDLYSDVLAEGDDEIVAYCRIGERSSVAWFALHELVGADQTVNYDGSWTEWGNLVRAPIVKGSEPGGQ; via the coding sequence ATGACAGACTACGCGAAGGACGTACTCGTCGACGCGGATTGGGTGGAGGCCCACCTCGACGAGTTCCAGTCCGACGACCCGGCGTATCGACTCGTGGAGGTGGACGTGGACACCGAGGCGTACGACTCCGGCCACGCCCCCGGTGCAATCGGCTTTAACTGGGAGACTGACCTCCAAGACCAGACCCAGCGCGACGTGCTCACGAAGGAGGACTTCGAGGCACTCAACGCCGACCACGGCATCTCGAACGACTCAACGGTCGTGCTGTACGGCGACAACTCGAACTGGTTCGCCGCCTACACCTACTGGCAGTACAAGTACTACGGCCACGACGACGTGAAACTCCTCGACGGCGGCCGCGAGTACTGGGTCGACAACGACTACCCGCTCACGGAGGAAGCACCTGAGTTCCCGGCGACCGAGTACACTGCCGAGGAACCGGACGAGTCCATCCGCGCGTACCGCGGCGACGTCGAGGACGCCATCGGTGCAGGCGTTCCCCTCGTCGACGTGCGCTCGCCCGAGGAGTACAGCGGCGAGATTCTCGCCCCGCCGGGCCTGCAGGAGACTGCCCAGCGCGGCGGCCACATCCCCGGCGCACGCAACATCTCGTGGGCCTCGGTCACCAACGACGACGGGACGTTCAAGACGAAGGAGGAACTGGAAGACCTCTACTCGGACGTTCTCGCCGAGGGCGACGACGAAATCGTCGCGTACTGCCGCATCGGCGAGCGCTCGTCGGTCGCGTGGTTCGCGCTCCACGAACTGGTCGGTGCTGACCAGACCGTCAACTACGACGGCTCCTGGACGGAGTGGGGCAACCTCGTTCGCGCTCCCATCGTGAAGGGGAGCGAACCCGGCGGGCAGTAG
- a CDS encoding stage II sporulation protein M, whose protein sequence is MSRSPHDSRSVAAAVTAAGRLLRDRPASVLPAYLLSVGLTAAARVPLVVGLGIALASLSNAGRLEPLVRAVVELQEAASQGDGASGLAGPGVDDPLPPGVTDALEGLVTPTAVAAVGGGIVGALLFGVLIRGVVSAVVYGTVWTALDSSRGDDAEIHDALTGGVANAGRWRTYLGIVLVRILVAVVAVGVPLAVAGIALASVASGTAALGAVGILGSVVLVGVGALTFVLAFFLLAFAEAAATVDSVGAGGAVRRSLGFIRAHPAEAVAFALVAVGGYVAVAVGVTVANVAGFGSLGGLLLPLVVAPILDAGAVALYAGVQTVPASDRDSVTTVARRTLGYGVRAVGGFLRGHPLAVVAAHAVLAGGIVVGYRTTAAYGVTAPPPADVGNVFGAVAVGPFVTIAVNNWLVGVGLAFGGLAFGVPAVSGLVFNGVLIGALAGVFDQTAFLALVAPHGVLELPVIAVTGALGFHLGVVGWRAVRGRADAATVADELRRAAVVLVGIGVLLVVAAAIEAFLTPVIAAQVLGG, encoded by the coding sequence GTGTCACGTTCCCCGCACGACTCGCGGTCGGTCGCCGCCGCCGTCACTGCGGCGGGTCGCCTCCTCCGCGACCGCCCCGCGTCGGTTCTCCCCGCCTACCTCCTGAGCGTCGGCCTCACCGCCGCCGCTCGCGTCCCACTCGTCGTCGGCCTCGGCATCGCGCTGGCGTCGCTGTCGAACGCCGGGCGACTCGAACCGCTCGTCCGCGCCGTCGTCGAGTTGCAAGAGGCGGCGAGCCAAGGTGACGGCGCGAGCGGCCTCGCCGGGCCCGGTGTCGACGACCCGCTCCCACCCGGCGTCACCGACGCCCTGGAGGGACTCGTGACGCCGACGGCAGTCGCGGCAGTCGGAGGCGGCATCGTCGGGGCCCTCCTCTTCGGCGTGCTCATCCGCGGCGTCGTCTCCGCCGTCGTCTACGGAACCGTCTGGACCGCACTCGACAGTAGCCGCGGCGACGACGCGGAGATTCACGACGCGCTCACCGGCGGCGTCGCGAACGCCGGGCGCTGGCGGACCTACCTCGGCATCGTGCTCGTACGCATCCTCGTCGCCGTCGTGGCGGTCGGTGTCCCGCTAGCAGTCGCTGGGATCGCGCTCGCGTCGGTCGCAAGCGGGACAGCGGCGCTCGGGGCGGTCGGGATACTTGGGAGCGTCGTCCTCGTCGGTGTCGGTGCCCTCACGTTCGTCCTCGCGTTCTTTCTGCTGGCGTTCGCAGAGGCGGCCGCGACCGTCGACAGCGTCGGGGCAGGCGGCGCGGTCCGCCGGAGTCTCGGATTCATCCGCGCACACCCGGCCGAAGCGGTGGCGTTCGCGCTCGTCGCCGTCGGCGGGTACGTCGCCGTCGCAGTCGGCGTCACCGTCGCCAACGTCGCCGGATTCGGCAGTCTAGGCGGTCTCTTGCTCCCGCTCGTCGTCGCACCAATCTTGGACGCGGGCGCGGTGGCGCTGTACGCGGGCGTGCAGACGGTTCCCGCGAGCGATCGCGACAGCGTGACTACGGTCGCCCGTCGAACCCTCGGGTACGGCGTTCGCGCGGTCGGCGGGTTCCTCCGCGGTCACCCGCTGGCGGTGGTCGCCGCTCACGCCGTCCTCGCAGGTGGCATCGTCGTCGGATACCGCACGACCGCCGCCTACGGCGTGACCGCGCCGCCGCCGGCGGACGTGGGGAACGTGTTCGGGGCCGTCGCCGTCGGGCCGTTCGTCACCATCGCGGTGAACAACTGGCTCGTCGGCGTCGGTCTCGCGTTCGGCGGCCTCGCGTTCGGCGTGCCCGCCGTCTCGGGACTAGTGTTCAACGGCGTCCTCATCGGGGCGCTCGCGGGCGTGTTCGACCAGACGGCGTTCCTCGCACTCGTCGCGCCCCACGGCGTTCTCGAACTGCCTGTTATCGCCGTCACCGGTGCGCTCGGCTTCCACCTCGGCGTCGTCGGCTGGCGGGCGGTCCGCGGCCGCGCCGACGCCGCGACGGTCGCCGACGAGTTGCGTCGGGCCGCAGTCGTCCTCGTCGGCATCGGCGTGTTGCTCGTCGTCGCGGCGGCCATCGAGGCGTTCCTCACGCCCGTTATCGCGGCGCAGGTGCTGGGCGGCTAG
- a CDS encoding transcription antitermination protein, which translates to MNAETFAEEFRDDNETPLSRLGSSKSLYALTGGEMDADAVRTAVAAEFARAARTFESWSADESNGDAAALFGGVAEDARGHRDTANADVDPNADGVHDYPEYDGLSNLDDTTERVGGAFGRLVVAHTRVKQTVGFFVGDADPTSAGDFRTIRDDISERLDEAHDVLDAVCETDEEWDAARAAADAVVDDAYDDYIATLESMGVKPKNVC; encoded by the coding sequence ATGAACGCCGAGACCTTCGCCGAGGAGTTCCGCGACGACAACGAGACGCCGCTCTCGCGTCTCGGATCCTCGAAGTCGCTGTACGCGCTGACCGGCGGCGAGATGGACGCCGACGCCGTTCGCACCGCCGTCGCCGCCGAGTTCGCCCGCGCCGCCCGCACGTTCGAGTCGTGGAGCGCAGACGAGAGCAACGGCGACGCGGCGGCACTGTTCGGCGGCGTCGCGGAGGACGCCCGTGGCCACCGTGACACCGCCAACGCCGACGTGGACCCGAATGCCGACGGCGTACACGACTACCCCGAGTATGACGGCCTCTCGAACCTCGACGACACGACCGAACGCGTTGGCGGCGCGTTCGGTCGTCTCGTCGTCGCTCACACCCGCGTCAAGCAGACGGTCGGTTTCTTCGTCGGTGACGCCGATCCTACCTCGGCCGGTGACTTCCGGACGATTCGCGACGACATCTCCGAGCGACTCGACGAGGCACACGACGTGCTCGATGCGGTGTGTGAGACTGACGAGGAGTGGGACGCCGCCCGCGCGGCCGCCGACGCGGTCGTCGACGACGCCTACGACGACTACATCGCGACGCTGGAGTCGATGGGCGTCAAGCCGAAGAACGTCTGCTGA
- a CDS encoding tubulin/FtsZ family protein, whose protein sequence is MNVAVVAVGQAGGKIADAILRYERNSAVDFVVDAIAVNTARADLLGLQEVPPENRVLIGADRVKGHGAGADNELGAELADDDIEEIREAVDAIPTSKVDAFLVVASLGGGTGSGGAPVVARDLRRIYEEPVFALGVLPARDEGGIYTLNAARSLKTVVEQADATLLFDNGAHRESGESLAGGYGRVNDEVARRIGVLLSAGEATNPTPEKVVDASEIINTLGRSGGVASLGYASATLDRKRGLFGGYKPVSEDSLETTTRVTATVRRAALGGLTLPCELQGVERALVLVSGPPETLSRSGVEDARRWLEDATGTPEVRGGDYPLRETNHLSATVLLGGVAEAPRLTELRAAALEAQRNVTEIAERSNLSAGIWENQELDSLF, encoded by the coding sequence ATGAACGTCGCAGTCGTCGCCGTCGGACAGGCCGGTGGCAAGATCGCCGACGCGATCCTTCGATACGAACGAAACAGCGCCGTCGACTTCGTCGTCGACGCCATCGCCGTCAACACCGCGCGGGCGGACCTCCTCGGCTTGCAGGAGGTCCCCCCCGAGAACCGCGTCCTGATCGGCGCAGACCGCGTGAAGGGCCACGGCGCGGGCGCGGACAACGAACTCGGCGCAGAACTGGCCGACGACGACATCGAGGAGATTCGCGAGGCCGTCGACGCCATCCCGACAAGCAAAGTGGACGCCTTCCTCGTCGTCGCGTCGCTGGGCGGCGGGACCGGCTCAGGGGGCGCACCCGTCGTCGCCCGCGACCTCCGGCGCATCTACGAGGAACCGGTGTTCGCGTTGGGTGTCCTGCCCGCCCGCGACGAAGGCGGTATCTACACGCTCAACGCCGCGCGGTCGCTGAAGACCGTCGTCGAACAGGCTGACGCGACGCTGTTGTTCGACAACGGCGCCCACCGCGAGAGCGGCGAGAGCCTCGCTGGCGGCTACGGCCGCGTGAACGACGAGGTCGCCCGTCGGATCGGCGTCCTCCTCTCCGCGGGCGAGGCGACCAACCCGACGCCGGAGAAGGTCGTCGACGCCAGCGAGATCATCAACACGCTCGGACGGTCGGGCGGCGTCGCCTCGCTCGGGTACGCCTCGGCCACGCTGGACCGCAAACGCGGACTGTTCGGCGGCTACAAGCCCGTCTCGGAAGACTCGTTGGAGACGACGACCCGCGTGACCGCGACGGTACGCCGGGCGGCGCTCGGGGGGCTAACTCTGCCGTGTGAGTTACAGGGTGTCGAGCGAGCACTCGTCCTCGTCAGCGGGCCGCCGGAGACGCTCTCGCGTTCGGGCGTCGAAGACGCGCGGCGGTGGCTCGAAGACGCGACTGGCACGCCCGAGGTCCGGGGCGGCGACTACCCGCTTCGGGAGACAAACCACCTCTCTGCGACGGTACTGCTGGGCGGCGTCGCCGAAGCGCCTCGGCTGACGGAACTGCGGGCCGCCGCACTCGAGGCACAGCGCAACGTCACCGAAATCGCAGAGCGAAGCAACCTCTCGGCGGGCATCTGGGAGAACCAGGAGCTCGACTCGCTGTTCTAA
- a CDS encoding DUF7553 family protein, whose protein sequence is MTRQLLVDASEHLRRAADAADTDSAERFDRVADELRTAADADSGPDHGWMAKRIHTIRDAASDADDAVQGHADAAVECISEYRKDVPGV, encoded by the coding sequence ATGACCCGACAACTTCTCGTTGACGCGAGCGAGCACCTCCGCCGTGCGGCCGACGCCGCCGACACCGACTCGGCAGAGCGATTCGACCGTGTGGCCGACGAACTGCGAACCGCCGCTGACGCCGACAGCGGCCCCGACCACGGCTGGATGGCCAAGCGCATCCACACCATCCGCGACGCCGCGAGCGACGCGGACGACGCGGTACAGGGGCACGCCGACGCCGCCGTCGAGTGCATCAGCGAGTACCGGAAGGACGTGCCCGGCGTCTGA
- the uvrB gene encoding excinuclease ABC subunit UvrB, producing MSESEGPLSPDRPEAEKPFRVDAPFDPAGDQPEAIRQLVDGYESGMREQTLLGVTGSGKTNTVSWVAEELNQPTLVIAHNKTLAAQLYEEFRNLFPDNAVEYFVSYYNYYQPEAYVEQTDTYIDKEMSINDEIDRLRHSATRSLLTRDDVIVVASVSAIYGLGDPANYRGMALELEVGQEIGRDELLAKLVDLNYERNDVDFQQGTFRVRGDTVEVFPMYGRHAVRIELWGDEIDRMRKVNVVDGEVVSDEPAALIHPAEHYSIPEDQLDQAVSEIEDLMEKRVSYFERQGDLVAAQRIEERTTFDIEMLQETGYCSGIENYSVHLSDRESGDAPYTLLDYFPDDFLTVIDESHQTLPQIKGQFEGDKSRKDSLVGNGFRLPTAYDNRPLTFEEFEEKTDRRLYVSATPADYERERSEQIVEQIVRPTHLVDPEVRVEPATGQVDDLMDRIADRIDRGERTLVTTLTKRMAEDLTEYLEEAGVEVAYMHDETDTLERHEIIRSLRLGEIDVLVGINLLREGLDIPEVSLVAILDADQEGFLRSETTLVQTMGRAARNVNGEVILYADETTNAMEAAIEETQRRREIQRQFNEDHGYEPQTIEKEVGETNLPGSKTDTSDVSGTDVADEEEAQARIQALEERMEEAASNLEFELAADIRDRIQTLRREFDVDPEEVGIEPPAEDAEGIDPGDEAF from the coding sequence ATGAGCGAATCCGAGGGCCCCCTCTCTCCGGACCGACCGGAGGCGGAGAAGCCGTTCCGCGTCGACGCCCCGTTCGACCCGGCGGGCGACCAACCCGAGGCCATCCGCCAACTCGTCGACGGCTACGAGTCTGGGATGCGCGAGCAGACCCTCCTCGGCGTCACCGGGTCGGGCAAGACGAACACCGTCTCGTGGGTTGCCGAGGAACTGAACCAGCCGACACTCGTCATCGCCCACAACAAGACGCTCGCTGCGCAGTTGTACGAGGAGTTCCGCAACCTCTTCCCCGACAACGCCGTCGAGTACTTCGTCTCCTACTACAACTACTACCAGCCAGAGGCGTACGTCGAGCAGACGGACACGTACATCGACAAGGAGATGTCGATCAACGACGAGATCGACCGACTCAGGCACTCTGCCACCCGGTCGCTCCTGACGCGAGACGATGTCATCGTCGTCGCCTCGGTGTCTGCCATCTACGGTCTCGGTGACCCCGCGAACTACCGCGGGATGGCGCTGGAACTCGAAGTCGGCCAAGAGATCGGTCGCGACGAACTGCTCGCGAAGTTAGTCGACCTGAACTACGAGCGCAACGACGTGGACTTCCAGCAGGGGACCTTCCGCGTGCGCGGCGACACCGTCGAGGTGTTCCCGATGTACGGCCGCCACGCCGTCCGCATCGAGTTGTGGGGCGACGAGATCGACCGCATGCGCAAGGTGAACGTCGTCGACGGCGAGGTCGTCAGCGACGAACCCGCCGCCCTGATCCACCCCGCGGAACACTACTCCATCCCAGAGGACCAACTCGATCAGGCCGTCTCGGAGATCGAGGACCTGATGGAGAAACGCGTCTCGTACTTCGAGCGCCAGGGCGACCTCGTCGCCGCCCAACGCATCGAAGAGCGCACCACCTTCGACATCGAGATGCTCCAAGAGACGGGGTACTGCTCGGGCATCGAGAACTACTCCGTCCACCTCTCGGATCGGGAGTCCGGCGACGCGCCGTACACGCTCCTCGACTACTTCCCCGACGACTTCCTCACCGTCATCGACGAGTCACACCAGACGCTCCCGCAGATCAAAGGGCAGTTCGAGGGCGACAAGTCGCGCAAGGACTCGCTGGTGGGCAACGGCTTCCGCCTGCCGACGGCGTACGACAACCGGCCGCTCACCTTCGAGGAGTTCGAGGAGAAGACCGACCGGAGGCTATACGTCTCCGCGACGCCCGCGGACTACGAACGCGAGCGCTCTGAACAGATCGTCGAACAGATCGTTCGCCCCACTCACCTCGTCGACCCCGAGGTCCGCGTCGAACCCGCGACCGGGCAGGTGGACGACCTGATGGACCGCATCGCCGACCGCATCGACCGTGGGGAGCGCACCCTCGTCACGACGCTCACGAAGCGGATGGCCGAGGACCTCACCGAGTATCTGGAGGAGGCGGGCGTCGAGGTGGCGTACATGCACGACGAGACGGACACGCTCGAACGTCACGAGATCATCCGCTCGCTCCGCCTCGGCGAGATAGACGTCCTCGTCGGGATCAACCTCCTCCGGGAGGGCCTGGACATCCCCGAGGTGAGCCTCGTCGCCATCCTCGATGCCGACCAAGAGGGGTTCCTCCGCTCGGAGACCACACTCGTCCAGACGATGGGCCGTGCGGCCCGCAACGTCAACGGCGAGGTCATCCTCTACGCCGACGAGACGACGAACGCGATGGAGGCGGCCATCGAGGAGACCCAGCGCCGCCGCGAGATTCAGCGTCAGTTCAATGAAGACCACGGCTACGAACCGCAGACCATCGAAAAGGAGGTGGGCGAGACGAACCTCCCCGGATCCAAGACCGACACCTCCGACGTTAGCGGCACGGATGTCGCCGACGAGGAGGAGGCGCAGGCGCGGATTCAGGCGCTCGAAGAGCGGATGGAGGAGGCTGCGAGCAACCTGGAGTTCGAACTCGCGGCGGACATCCGCGACCGGATTCAGACCCTCCGTCGGGAGTTCGACGTCGACCCCGAAGAGGTCGGGATCGAACCGCCCGCAGAGGACGCTGAGGGGATCGACCCCGGCGACGAGGCGTTCTGA
- a CDS encoding MATE family efflux transporter — MFDVSSEEITEGRLGRALAFLSVPIIAQQLALVAQSIIDVFWLGRLSGEAVAAVGLTAPLVGLMLAVTSGVFTGEHVLVSQRIGDGDERGASRAVVHALVAGVGVMLVMVLVTNLFGRELTALFDPGAEVARLAAIYLGTMAVAYTVAIVSDTFEYGFVGAGDSRTPLFVNLLSIAISVGLDPVLIFGWGPIPAFGIAGAAYATAVGFAVGAVVMIGAALSARGGFTFYLSEMALDRGEFRELASIGAPKVGQGAARQVARLVVVAIVSFTGGAAALTAYTIGARIATVVFVPAAAIGSAGTTLVGQNLGADHPARATRATWLGVGVGAVGLGLVGVVQYVFPELVATTFVPGIDGEALALSVAYLQILAFGYWALGAIYTVEAGFNGAGRTDVSMYSTMLQYWAVRVPVAAVGAFVLGWGALGPFWAVTISNVVAAVGLVGYFHYSTGEGLHERAAEGAGSSGEAAAD, encoded by the coding sequence ATGTTCGACGTGTCGAGTGAGGAGATAACTGAGGGGCGACTCGGCCGGGCGCTGGCGTTCCTCTCGGTCCCGATCATCGCACAACAACTCGCCCTCGTCGCTCAGAGCATCATCGACGTGTTCTGGCTGGGGCGACTTAGCGGGGAGGCGGTCGCCGCCGTGGGGTTGACCGCGCCGCTTGTCGGCCTGATGCTCGCGGTGACCAGCGGCGTGTTCACCGGCGAACACGTCCTCGTCTCCCAACGGATCGGCGACGGCGACGAACGCGGGGCGAGTCGGGCGGTGGTACACGCCCTCGTCGCCGGCGTCGGCGTGATGCTCGTGATGGTGCTCGTGACGAACCTGTTCGGGCGCGAACTCACGGCCTTGTTCGACCCCGGCGCGGAGGTGGCCCGTCTCGCCGCCATCTACCTCGGGACGATGGCCGTCGCCTACACCGTCGCCATCGTCAGCGACACCTTCGAGTACGGCTTCGTCGGCGCTGGCGATTCTCGAACGCCGCTGTTCGTCAATCTCCTGTCTATCGCCATCAGCGTCGGCCTCGACCCGGTCCTCATCTTCGGGTGGGGACCGATCCCGGCGTTCGGTATCGCGGGTGCGGCGTACGCGACTGCCGTCGGCTTCGCCGTTGGCGCGGTCGTGATGATCGGTGCGGCGCTGTCGGCACGGGGCGGCTTCACCTTCTACCTCAGCGAGATGGCGCTCGACCGCGGCGAGTTTCGCGAACTCGCGTCCATCGGCGCGCCGAAGGTTGGGCAGGGAGCCGCCCGGCAGGTGGCGCGACTCGTCGTCGTCGCCATCGTCTCGTTCACGGGCGGGGCGGCCGCGCTCACCGCCTACACCATCGGTGCGCGTATCGCGACGGTCGTGTTCGTCCCCGCCGCGGCTATCGGGTCTGCGGGGACGACGCTCGTCGGGCAAAACCTCGGCGCAGATCACCCCGCGCGAGCGACGCGGGCGACGTGGCTCGGCGTCGGCGTCGGCGCGGTCGGCCTCGGTCTGGTCGGCGTCGTCCAGTACGTCTTCCCGGAACTGGTCGCAACGACGTTCGTCCCCGGCATCGACGGCGAGGCGCTGGCGCTGTCGGTCGCGTACCTCCAGATTCTCGCGTTCGGCTACTGGGCACTCGGCGCCATATACACGGTCGAGGCGGGCTTCAACGGCGCCGGGCGGACGGACGTGTCGATGTACTCGACGATGCTGCAGTACTGGGCCGTACGAGTGCCCGTCGCCGCCGTCGGCGCGTTCGTCCTCGGGTGGGGGGCACTCGGGCCGTTCTGGGCGGTGACCATCTCGAACGTCGTCGCCGCCGTCGGTCTCGTCGGCTACTTCCACTACTCGACGGGTGAAGGACTCCACGAACGCGCCGCAGAGGGCGCGGGGTCGAGTGGCGAGGCGGCCGCGGACTGA